In a single window of the Anguilla rostrata isolate EN2019 chromosome 6, ASM1855537v3, whole genome shotgun sequence genome:
- the LOC135257973 gene encoding C-type natriuretic peptide 4-like, whose product MNVSQLMVCGLLMALFSFSTEAKSLIPAQEKSLRNLLGEELSEYLASGERERNLESARSRLLRDLRLNTRARGMWSRIMNDQPASRKQKTGVKKGASTPARGGCFGHKLDRISTLSGMGC is encoded by the exons ATGAATGTCTCGCAATTGATGGTCTGTGGACTATTAATGGCCCTTTTTTCATTCAGCACAGAGGCAAAGTCGTTAATCCCTGCACAAGAAAAG TCCCTTAGAAATTTACTAGGAGAAGAGCTTTCCGAATACCTGGCAtcgggggagcgagagaggaatCTAGAGAGCGCGAGATCGCGTCTGTTGCGGGACCTGCGGCTGAACACTCGAGCCAGGGGCATGTGGTCCCGCATCATGAACGACCAGCCTGCCTCGCGGAAACAGAAGACCGGGGTCAAGAAAGGCGCGTCCACACCAGCTCGCGGTGGCTGCTTCGGACACAAGCTGGACAGGATTAGCACCTTAAGTGGGATGGGCTGTTAG